Proteins from a genomic interval of Gadus morhua chromosome 21, gadMor3.0, whole genome shotgun sequence:
- the blk gene encoding tyrosine-protein kinase Blk yields the protein MGCACSGQKPVKEKEEKANSNFTSPTVQSGVSQTENDEDVVIAQHDFKSTNDNDLAFKKGERLKVLQEDGDWWLAKSLLTGDEGFIPCTFVAKAHSLEVERWFFKDLSRRETERLLVAPANKPGSFLIRESETTKGALSLSIRDLVAEEGDVVKHYKIRCLDNGGYYISPSITFSTLQELVKYYTRTADGLCQRLNAPCKAMLPQQPWAQDEWEIPRSTLKMMERLGAGQFGEVWMGYYKGRQKVAIKTLKEGTMEPAAFLQEANLMKKLKHDRLVHLHAVVTMEPILIVTEFMCNGCLLDFLKTEEGRKLKIPKLIDMSGQVAEGMAYIEGKNYIHRDLRAANILVNEMLHCKIADFGLARIIETEYKAQEGAKFPIKWTAPEAINYGTFTIKSDVWSFGILLTEIVTYGRIPYPGMTNPEVIRQLDQFYRMPCPEGCPEQLYDLMMGCWKEKPEERPTFEHLQHTLNDFFIATEGAYEMQP from the exons aTGGGTTGTGCGTGCAGTGGGCAGAAACCAGTCaaagaaaaggaagaaaaggCCAATTCCAACTTTACCAGTCCTACA GTACAAAGTGGAGTATCCCAAACAGAAAATG ACGAAGATGTGGTCATCGCTCAACATGACTTCAAATCAACAAACGACAATGACCTGGCCTtcaaaaagggagagagactcaaAGTGTTGCAGGA GGATGGAGATTGGTGGCTGGCCAAATCCCTGTTGACCGGAGATGAGGGCTTCATACCATGCACCTTTGTAGCCAAAGCTCATTCGCTCGAGGTTGAAAG ATGGTTCTTCAAAGATCTGAGCAGGAGGGAGACGGAGCGCCTGCTTGTGGCTCCAGCAAACAAACCGGGTTCCTTTCTAATTCGAGAGAGCGAAACCACGAAAG GGGCCCTCTCCTTGTCGATCCGAGATCTGGTAGCAGAAGAAGGAGACGTTGTGAAACATTATAAGATCCGCTGTTTGGACAACGGCGGCTACTACatctccccctccatcaccttctCCACCCTGCAGGAACTGGTCAAATACTACACCC GCACAGCTGACGGTCTGTGCCAGAGGCTCAACGCGCCCTGCAAGGCCATGCTCCCCCAGCAGCCCTGGGCGCAGGACGAGTGGGAGATCCCTCGCAGCACCCTCAAGATGATGGAGAGACTGGGGGCGGGGCAGTTTGGAGAGGTGTGGATGG GTTACTACAAGGGCCGGCAGAAGGTGGCCATCAAGACGCTGAAGGAGGGGACCATGGAGCCGGCGGCCTTCCTGCAGGAGGCTAACCTCATGAAGAAGCTGAAGCACGACCGCCTGGTGCACCTGCACGCCGTGGTTACCATGGAGCCCATCCTCATCGTCACCGAGTTCATGTGCAATG GGTGTCTCCTGGACTTCTTAAAGactgaggaggggaggaagttGAAAATACCCAAACTGATAGACATGTCCGGACAG gtggcTGAAGGCATGGCCTACATCGAGGGTAAGAACTACATCCACAGGGACCTGCGGGCGGCCAACATCCTGGTCAACGAGATGCTGCACTGCAAGATCGCAGACTTCGGCCTGGCCCGGATCATAGAGACCGAATACAAGGCACAGGAAG GAGCCAAGTTCCCCATCAAGTGGACAGCACCAGAGGCCATCAATTATGGCACCTTCACCATCAAGTCTGACGTCTGGTCCTTTGGAATCCTCCTGACGGAAATCGTCACCTACGGGAGGATACCCTACCCAG gGATGACCAACCCGGAGGTGATCCGCCAACTGGATCAGTTCTACCGCATGCCGTGTCCCGAGGGCTGCCCCGAGCAGCTGTACGACCTCATGATGGGCTGCTGGAAGGAGAAGCCCGAGGAGAGGCCCACCTTCGAGCACCTCCAGCACACCCTCAACGACTTCTTTATCGCCACGGAGGGGGCATACGAGATGCAGCCCTGA